A single Cyclopterus lumpus isolate fCycLum1 chromosome 15, fCycLum1.pri, whole genome shotgun sequence DNA region contains:
- the fbxo11a gene encoding F-box only protein 11a isoform X1 — MNSVRASNVSRRPRRVSRPRPVQPERNHQERDEDVPADMVAEESGPGAQNSPYQLRRKSLPKRTVCPTKTNMEGASTSTTENFGHRPKRPRVSGKCQDLPAAPAEQYLQEKLPDEVVLKIFSYLLEQDLCRAACVCKRFSELANDPILWKRLYMEVFEYTRPMMHPEAGKFYQINPEEYEQPNPWKESFQQLYKGAHVKPGFAEHFYSNPARYKGRDNMFYYDTIEDALGGGQEPHFDGLIFVHSGIYTDEWIYIESPITMIGAAPGKVAEKVIIENTRDSTFVFMEGSEDAYVGYMTIRFNPDDKSAQHHNAHHCLEITVNCSPIIDHCIIRSTCTVGSAVCVSGQGACPTIKHCNISDCENVGLYITDHAQGIYEDNEISNNALAGIWVKNHGNPIIRRNHIHHGRDVGVFTFDHGMGYFESCNIHRNRIAGFEVKAYANPTVVRCEIHHGQTGGIYVHEKGRGQFIENKIYANNFAGVWITSNSDPTIRGNAIFNGNQGGVYIFGDGRGLIEGNDIYGNALAGIQIRTNSCPIVRHNKIHDGQHGGIYVHEKGQGVIEENEVYSNTLAGVWVTTGSTPVLRRNRIHSGKQVGVYFYDNGHGVLEDNDIYNHMYSGVQIRTGSNPKIRRNKIWGGQNGGILVYNSGLGFIEDNEIFDNAMAGVWIKTDSNPTLRRNKIHDGRDGGICIFNGGRGLLEENDIFRNAQAGVLISTNSHPVLRKNRIFDGFAAGIEITNHATATLEGNQIFNNRFGGLFLASGVNVTMKDNKIMNNQDAIEKAVSRGQCLYKISSYTSYPMHDFYRCHTCNTTDRNAICVNCIKKCHQGHDVEFIRHDRFFCDCGAGTLSNPCTLAGEPTHDTDTLYDSAPPIESNTLQHN; from the exons ATGAACTCCGTCAGAGCAAGTAACGTTAGCAGAAGACCCAGGCGAGTCTCGAGGCCGCGCCCGGTACAGCCGGAGAGGAACCACCAGGAAAGAG ATGAGGACGTTCCTGCAGATATGGTCGCAGAAGAATCCGGTCCAGGAGCTCAGAATAGTCCCTACCAACTTAGAAGAAAGTCTCTACCCAAGAGAACAGTGTGTCCGACAAAGACTAACATGGAG GGTGCTTCCACTTCAACCACAGAAAACTTTGGACACCGACCCAAGCGCCCAAGAGTTTCAGGAAAGTGTCAAGACTTACCAG CAGCGCCAGCAGAGCAGTATTTGCAGGAAAAGCTTCCGGACGAGGTGGTGCTAAAGATCTTCTCGTACCTGTTGGAGCAGGATTTGTGCCgtgcagcatgtgtgtgcaagCGCTTCAGTGAGCTGGCCAATGACCCCATCCTCTG gAAGAGGCTGTACATGGAAGTGTTTGAATACACACGGCCCATGATGCACCCCGAGGCAGGGAAGTTCTACCAGATAAACCCAGAAGAGTATGAACAGCCAAACCCGTGGAAGGAAAGTTTTCAGCAGCTG TATAAAGGAGCACATGTGAAGCCGGGCTTTGCAGAACACTTCTACAGTAATCCTGCCAGATACAAAGGGAGAGACAATATGTTT TACTATGACACCATTGAGGATGCTCTGGGAGGAGGTCAAGAGCCTCACTTTGACGGCTTGATATTTGTCCACTCTGGTATTTACACAGACGAATGGATCTACATCGAGTCGCCTATCACAATGATTGGAGCAg CTCCTGGTAAAGTAGCAGAGAAAGTCATCATTGAGAATACCAGAGACTCCACATTTGTATTCATGGAAGGCTCAGAAGATGCTTACGTTGGATACATGACCATCAGG TTCAACCCTGATGATAAATCCGCCCAGCACCACAATGCACACCACTGCTTGGAGATTACAGTCAACTGCAGTCCCATCATCGACCACTGCATTATACGCAGCACGTGCACAG TGGGGTCAGCTGTCTGTGTCAGCGGCCAGGGTGCTTGTCCAACGATCAAGCACTGCAACATTAGTGACTGTGAAAATGTTGGTCTTTACATCACTGACCATGCACAg GGAATATATGAAGACAATGAGATCTCAAACAACGCCCTGGCTGGGATCTGGGTTAAAAACCATGGCAACCCGATCATCCGACGGAATCACATCCACCATGGCCGAGACGTCGGAGTTTTTACATTCGACCACGGCATG GGTTACTTTGAGAGCTGTAACATCCATAGGAACCGTATAGCCGGCTTTGAGGTGAAGGCGTACGCCAATCCAACAGTGGTTCGCTGTGAGATCCATCATGGCCAGACGGGCGGCATCTACGTGCACGAAAAGGGCCGCGGGCAGTTCATCGAAAACAAGATCTATGCAAATAACTTTGCTGGGGTGTGGATCACCTCCAACAGTGACCCCACGATAAG GGGCAATGCCATTTTTAATGGCAACCAAGGTGGCGTTTATATTTTCGGTGATGGCCGAGGCCTCATCGAAGGAAATGACATCTACGGTAACGCCCTGGCGGGAATCCAGATCAGGACGAACAGCTGCCCTATTGTCCGACACAACAAGATCCATGATGGTCAGCATGGCGGCATATATGTG CACGAAAAAGGACAAGGCGTCATCGAGGAGAACGAGGTGTACAGCAACACGCTGGCAGGAGTGTGGGTGACGACGGGCAGTACGCCAGTGCTGAGGAGGAACAGGATACACAGCGGGAAGCAG GTCGGGGTCTACTTCTATGACAATGGCCATGGCGTGCTGGAAGACAATGATATCTACAATCACATGTATTCTGGAGTTCAAATTAG GACTGGCAGCAATCCCAAGATCAGGCGGAACAAGATCTGGGGAGGCCAGAATGGAGGCATTTTGGTTTACAACTCGG gctTAGGCTTCATTGAGGACAATGAGATCTTTGACAATGCGATGGCCGGAGTGTGGATCAAGACGGACAGCAACCCCACTCTACGGAGGAACAAGATCCATGACGGGCGAGACGGTGGGATTTGTATATTCAACGGAGGACGAG gcTTGTTGGAGGAAAACGACATCTTCAGAAACGCCCAAGCAGGAGTCCTAATTAGCACCAACAGCCACCCCGTCCTGCGGAAAAACAGGATATTTGACGGCTTCGCAGCAG GTATTGAGATCACCAATCATGCCACAGCGACCCTCGAAGGCAATCAGATCTTCAACAATCGCTTTGGCGGATTGTTTCTTGCATCTGGTGTCAATGTTACGATGAAAG ataataaaataatgaacaatCAGGATGCTATTGAAAAGGCTGTGAGCAGAGGTCAGTGCCTGTACAAGATTTCAAGTTACACCAGCTACCCAATGCACGATTTTTACAG GTGTCACACCTGTAACACAACAGACCGCAACGCCATCTGTGTGAACTGCATCAAGAAGTGTCACCAAGGACACGATGTGGAGTTCATCAGACACGATAG ATTCTTCTGTGACTGTGGTGCGGGGACGCTATCAAATCCCTGCACATTAGCTGGAGAGCCAACCcacgacacagacacactgtatGACTCCGCCCCTCCGATAGAGTCCAATACGCTGCAGCACAACTGA
- the fbxo11a gene encoding F-box only protein 11a isoform X2: MNSVRASNVSRRPRRVSRPRPVQPERNHQERDEDVPADMVAEESGPGAQNSPYQLRRKSLPKRTVCPTKTNMEGASTSTTENFGHRPKRPRVSGKCQDLPAPAEQYLQEKLPDEVVLKIFSYLLEQDLCRAACVCKRFSELANDPILWKRLYMEVFEYTRPMMHPEAGKFYQINPEEYEQPNPWKESFQQLYKGAHVKPGFAEHFYSNPARYKGRDNMFYYDTIEDALGGGQEPHFDGLIFVHSGIYTDEWIYIESPITMIGAAPGKVAEKVIIENTRDSTFVFMEGSEDAYVGYMTIRFNPDDKSAQHHNAHHCLEITVNCSPIIDHCIIRSTCTVGSAVCVSGQGACPTIKHCNISDCENVGLYITDHAQGIYEDNEISNNALAGIWVKNHGNPIIRRNHIHHGRDVGVFTFDHGMGYFESCNIHRNRIAGFEVKAYANPTVVRCEIHHGQTGGIYVHEKGRGQFIENKIYANNFAGVWITSNSDPTIRGNAIFNGNQGGVYIFGDGRGLIEGNDIYGNALAGIQIRTNSCPIVRHNKIHDGQHGGIYVHEKGQGVIEENEVYSNTLAGVWVTTGSTPVLRRNRIHSGKQVGVYFYDNGHGVLEDNDIYNHMYSGVQIRTGSNPKIRRNKIWGGQNGGILVYNSGLGFIEDNEIFDNAMAGVWIKTDSNPTLRRNKIHDGRDGGICIFNGGRGLLEENDIFRNAQAGVLISTNSHPVLRKNRIFDGFAAGIEITNHATATLEGNQIFNNRFGGLFLASGVNVTMKDNKIMNNQDAIEKAVSRGQCLYKISSYTSYPMHDFYRCHTCNTTDRNAICVNCIKKCHQGHDVEFIRHDRFFCDCGAGTLSNPCTLAGEPTHDTDTLYDSAPPIESNTLQHN, translated from the exons ATGAACTCCGTCAGAGCAAGTAACGTTAGCAGAAGACCCAGGCGAGTCTCGAGGCCGCGCCCGGTACAGCCGGAGAGGAACCACCAGGAAAGAG ATGAGGACGTTCCTGCAGATATGGTCGCAGAAGAATCCGGTCCAGGAGCTCAGAATAGTCCCTACCAACTTAGAAGAAAGTCTCTACCCAAGAGAACAGTGTGTCCGACAAAGACTAACATGGAG GGTGCTTCCACTTCAACCACAGAAAACTTTGGACACCGACCCAAGCGCCCAAGAGTTTCAGGAAAGTGTCAAGACTTACCAG CGCCAGCAGAGCAGTATTTGCAGGAAAAGCTTCCGGACGAGGTGGTGCTAAAGATCTTCTCGTACCTGTTGGAGCAGGATTTGTGCCgtgcagcatgtgtgtgcaagCGCTTCAGTGAGCTGGCCAATGACCCCATCCTCTG gAAGAGGCTGTACATGGAAGTGTTTGAATACACACGGCCCATGATGCACCCCGAGGCAGGGAAGTTCTACCAGATAAACCCAGAAGAGTATGAACAGCCAAACCCGTGGAAGGAAAGTTTTCAGCAGCTG TATAAAGGAGCACATGTGAAGCCGGGCTTTGCAGAACACTTCTACAGTAATCCTGCCAGATACAAAGGGAGAGACAATATGTTT TACTATGACACCATTGAGGATGCTCTGGGAGGAGGTCAAGAGCCTCACTTTGACGGCTTGATATTTGTCCACTCTGGTATTTACACAGACGAATGGATCTACATCGAGTCGCCTATCACAATGATTGGAGCAg CTCCTGGTAAAGTAGCAGAGAAAGTCATCATTGAGAATACCAGAGACTCCACATTTGTATTCATGGAAGGCTCAGAAGATGCTTACGTTGGATACATGACCATCAGG TTCAACCCTGATGATAAATCCGCCCAGCACCACAATGCACACCACTGCTTGGAGATTACAGTCAACTGCAGTCCCATCATCGACCACTGCATTATACGCAGCACGTGCACAG TGGGGTCAGCTGTCTGTGTCAGCGGCCAGGGTGCTTGTCCAACGATCAAGCACTGCAACATTAGTGACTGTGAAAATGTTGGTCTTTACATCACTGACCATGCACAg GGAATATATGAAGACAATGAGATCTCAAACAACGCCCTGGCTGGGATCTGGGTTAAAAACCATGGCAACCCGATCATCCGACGGAATCACATCCACCATGGCCGAGACGTCGGAGTTTTTACATTCGACCACGGCATG GGTTACTTTGAGAGCTGTAACATCCATAGGAACCGTATAGCCGGCTTTGAGGTGAAGGCGTACGCCAATCCAACAGTGGTTCGCTGTGAGATCCATCATGGCCAGACGGGCGGCATCTACGTGCACGAAAAGGGCCGCGGGCAGTTCATCGAAAACAAGATCTATGCAAATAACTTTGCTGGGGTGTGGATCACCTCCAACAGTGACCCCACGATAAG GGGCAATGCCATTTTTAATGGCAACCAAGGTGGCGTTTATATTTTCGGTGATGGCCGAGGCCTCATCGAAGGAAATGACATCTACGGTAACGCCCTGGCGGGAATCCAGATCAGGACGAACAGCTGCCCTATTGTCCGACACAACAAGATCCATGATGGTCAGCATGGCGGCATATATGTG CACGAAAAAGGACAAGGCGTCATCGAGGAGAACGAGGTGTACAGCAACACGCTGGCAGGAGTGTGGGTGACGACGGGCAGTACGCCAGTGCTGAGGAGGAACAGGATACACAGCGGGAAGCAG GTCGGGGTCTACTTCTATGACAATGGCCATGGCGTGCTGGAAGACAATGATATCTACAATCACATGTATTCTGGAGTTCAAATTAG GACTGGCAGCAATCCCAAGATCAGGCGGAACAAGATCTGGGGAGGCCAGAATGGAGGCATTTTGGTTTACAACTCGG gctTAGGCTTCATTGAGGACAATGAGATCTTTGACAATGCGATGGCCGGAGTGTGGATCAAGACGGACAGCAACCCCACTCTACGGAGGAACAAGATCCATGACGGGCGAGACGGTGGGATTTGTATATTCAACGGAGGACGAG gcTTGTTGGAGGAAAACGACATCTTCAGAAACGCCCAAGCAGGAGTCCTAATTAGCACCAACAGCCACCCCGTCCTGCGGAAAAACAGGATATTTGACGGCTTCGCAGCAG GTATTGAGATCACCAATCATGCCACAGCGACCCTCGAAGGCAATCAGATCTTCAACAATCGCTTTGGCGGATTGTTTCTTGCATCTGGTGTCAATGTTACGATGAAAG ataataaaataatgaacaatCAGGATGCTATTGAAAAGGCTGTGAGCAGAGGTCAGTGCCTGTACAAGATTTCAAGTTACACCAGCTACCCAATGCACGATTTTTACAG GTGTCACACCTGTAACACAACAGACCGCAACGCCATCTGTGTGAACTGCATCAAGAAGTGTCACCAAGGACACGATGTGGAGTTCATCAGACACGATAG ATTCTTCTGTGACTGTGGTGCGGGGACGCTATCAAATCCCTGCACATTAGCTGGAGAGCCAACCcacgacacagacacactgtatGACTCCGCCCCTCCGATAGAGTCCAATACGCTGCAGCACAACTGA
- the fbxo11a gene encoding F-box only protein 11a isoform X3, whose translation MVAEESGPGAQNSPYQLRRKSLPKRTVCPTKTNMEGASTSTTENFGHRPKRPRVSGKCQDLPAAPAEQYLQEKLPDEVVLKIFSYLLEQDLCRAACVCKRFSELANDPILWKRLYMEVFEYTRPMMHPEAGKFYQINPEEYEQPNPWKESFQQLYKGAHVKPGFAEHFYSNPARYKGRDNMFYYDTIEDALGGGQEPHFDGLIFVHSGIYTDEWIYIESPITMIGAAPGKVAEKVIIENTRDSTFVFMEGSEDAYVGYMTIRFNPDDKSAQHHNAHHCLEITVNCSPIIDHCIIRSTCTVGSAVCVSGQGACPTIKHCNISDCENVGLYITDHAQGIYEDNEISNNALAGIWVKNHGNPIIRRNHIHHGRDVGVFTFDHGMGYFESCNIHRNRIAGFEVKAYANPTVVRCEIHHGQTGGIYVHEKGRGQFIENKIYANNFAGVWITSNSDPTIRGNAIFNGNQGGVYIFGDGRGLIEGNDIYGNALAGIQIRTNSCPIVRHNKIHDGQHGGIYVHEKGQGVIEENEVYSNTLAGVWVTTGSTPVLRRNRIHSGKQVGVYFYDNGHGVLEDNDIYNHMYSGVQIRTGSNPKIRRNKIWGGQNGGILVYNSGLGFIEDNEIFDNAMAGVWIKTDSNPTLRRNKIHDGRDGGICIFNGGRGLLEENDIFRNAQAGVLISTNSHPVLRKNRIFDGFAAGIEITNHATATLEGNQIFNNRFGGLFLASGVNVTMKDNKIMNNQDAIEKAVSRGQCLYKISSYTSYPMHDFYRCHTCNTTDRNAICVNCIKKCHQGHDVEFIRHDRFFCDCGAGTLSNPCTLAGEPTHDTDTLYDSAPPIESNTLQHN comes from the exons ATGGTCGCAGAAGAATCCGGTCCAGGAGCTCAGAATAGTCCCTACCAACTTAGAAGAAAGTCTCTACCCAAGAGAACAGTGTGTCCGACAAAGACTAACATGGAG GGTGCTTCCACTTCAACCACAGAAAACTTTGGACACCGACCCAAGCGCCCAAGAGTTTCAGGAAAGTGTCAAGACTTACCAG CAGCGCCAGCAGAGCAGTATTTGCAGGAAAAGCTTCCGGACGAGGTGGTGCTAAAGATCTTCTCGTACCTGTTGGAGCAGGATTTGTGCCgtgcagcatgtgtgtgcaagCGCTTCAGTGAGCTGGCCAATGACCCCATCCTCTG gAAGAGGCTGTACATGGAAGTGTTTGAATACACACGGCCCATGATGCACCCCGAGGCAGGGAAGTTCTACCAGATAAACCCAGAAGAGTATGAACAGCCAAACCCGTGGAAGGAAAGTTTTCAGCAGCTG TATAAAGGAGCACATGTGAAGCCGGGCTTTGCAGAACACTTCTACAGTAATCCTGCCAGATACAAAGGGAGAGACAATATGTTT TACTATGACACCATTGAGGATGCTCTGGGAGGAGGTCAAGAGCCTCACTTTGACGGCTTGATATTTGTCCACTCTGGTATTTACACAGACGAATGGATCTACATCGAGTCGCCTATCACAATGATTGGAGCAg CTCCTGGTAAAGTAGCAGAGAAAGTCATCATTGAGAATACCAGAGACTCCACATTTGTATTCATGGAAGGCTCAGAAGATGCTTACGTTGGATACATGACCATCAGG TTCAACCCTGATGATAAATCCGCCCAGCACCACAATGCACACCACTGCTTGGAGATTACAGTCAACTGCAGTCCCATCATCGACCACTGCATTATACGCAGCACGTGCACAG TGGGGTCAGCTGTCTGTGTCAGCGGCCAGGGTGCTTGTCCAACGATCAAGCACTGCAACATTAGTGACTGTGAAAATGTTGGTCTTTACATCACTGACCATGCACAg GGAATATATGAAGACAATGAGATCTCAAACAACGCCCTGGCTGGGATCTGGGTTAAAAACCATGGCAACCCGATCATCCGACGGAATCACATCCACCATGGCCGAGACGTCGGAGTTTTTACATTCGACCACGGCATG GGTTACTTTGAGAGCTGTAACATCCATAGGAACCGTATAGCCGGCTTTGAGGTGAAGGCGTACGCCAATCCAACAGTGGTTCGCTGTGAGATCCATCATGGCCAGACGGGCGGCATCTACGTGCACGAAAAGGGCCGCGGGCAGTTCATCGAAAACAAGATCTATGCAAATAACTTTGCTGGGGTGTGGATCACCTCCAACAGTGACCCCACGATAAG GGGCAATGCCATTTTTAATGGCAACCAAGGTGGCGTTTATATTTTCGGTGATGGCCGAGGCCTCATCGAAGGAAATGACATCTACGGTAACGCCCTGGCGGGAATCCAGATCAGGACGAACAGCTGCCCTATTGTCCGACACAACAAGATCCATGATGGTCAGCATGGCGGCATATATGTG CACGAAAAAGGACAAGGCGTCATCGAGGAGAACGAGGTGTACAGCAACACGCTGGCAGGAGTGTGGGTGACGACGGGCAGTACGCCAGTGCTGAGGAGGAACAGGATACACAGCGGGAAGCAG GTCGGGGTCTACTTCTATGACAATGGCCATGGCGTGCTGGAAGACAATGATATCTACAATCACATGTATTCTGGAGTTCAAATTAG GACTGGCAGCAATCCCAAGATCAGGCGGAACAAGATCTGGGGAGGCCAGAATGGAGGCATTTTGGTTTACAACTCGG gctTAGGCTTCATTGAGGACAATGAGATCTTTGACAATGCGATGGCCGGAGTGTGGATCAAGACGGACAGCAACCCCACTCTACGGAGGAACAAGATCCATGACGGGCGAGACGGTGGGATTTGTATATTCAACGGAGGACGAG gcTTGTTGGAGGAAAACGACATCTTCAGAAACGCCCAAGCAGGAGTCCTAATTAGCACCAACAGCCACCCCGTCCTGCGGAAAAACAGGATATTTGACGGCTTCGCAGCAG GTATTGAGATCACCAATCATGCCACAGCGACCCTCGAAGGCAATCAGATCTTCAACAATCGCTTTGGCGGATTGTTTCTTGCATCTGGTGTCAATGTTACGATGAAAG ataataaaataatgaacaatCAGGATGCTATTGAAAAGGCTGTGAGCAGAGGTCAGTGCCTGTACAAGATTTCAAGTTACACCAGCTACCCAATGCACGATTTTTACAG GTGTCACACCTGTAACACAACAGACCGCAACGCCATCTGTGTGAACTGCATCAAGAAGTGTCACCAAGGACACGATGTGGAGTTCATCAGACACGATAG ATTCTTCTGTGACTGTGGTGCGGGGACGCTATCAAATCCCTGCACATTAGCTGGAGAGCCAACCcacgacacagacacactgtatGACTCCGCCCCTCCGATAGAGTCCAATACGCTGCAGCACAACTGA